In the genome of Microcoleus vaginatus PCC 9802, the window CAGTCACTGATCGACGTGCTCCCTGTCCGCAACTTGCAGTTAACAAGCAGCACAAAAAGAACAGAGCTATCGCTTTAATCACTGAAGGTTTTATATGTATTCTAGGCTGCTGCTTGTTAATTCCCATCGTCTTTTTTTGACACTCCAAATTATTGATTATATTATCAGGACTTACGCACTGTTAGACTAGAAACCGGATTTATTTGTAGATTCTCCTGTAATACAAATATCGCTGCTTAACCACAGCAACTTAAAAGCTTGGTGATGTTTGATCGGTTTGAGCTCCTTCGGCTCAATTTTTATAGCTTGCTGGGTCATGAGTGTTCTTGCTAAGAAGAGCGGCGATCGTCTTAATTAATTGATCCGGTTCGATCGGCTTTGCCAGATGTCGGTGAAATCCAGCTTGCAAAGCTTGCTGTTGATTAAACTCGCCCGCATAGGCAGTCAGGGCGATCGCGGGAATCAGCCCACCCCGTTCTGGCGGCAGGGATCGCACTTGGCGCAACAGCATATAGCCATCCATCCCCGGCATTCCAATGTCACTCAACAGGACATCTGGCTGGAAATTAGTCAACGCTGTGAGGGCTTCTTGAGGGACAGCCACCGTCACTACCTCTGCACCTGCATCTTCTAGCAAAAAGGAAATCAAGTCTCGCATATCCGGCTCATCATCTACCACAAGTATCCGCATCCCGGATAACGGTTCATCCGCAGTCGATCGTTCGGAAAGTCCTGCAAGAGAGTTTTCTTGTCCCTTTACCTTCCCTGATAGGGGCAGTCTTACGGTAAAGGTAGCTCCTAGCCCTTCACCCGGGCTATCTGCGACAACGGTGCCGCCGTGCAGTTCGACTAGATGGCGCACGATCGCCAGCCCCAATCCCAAGCCACCAAACTTGCGGGTTGTAGCGCCATCTTTTTGCCGGAAGTAGTCAAACACATAGGGTAAAAACTCCCGTGCGATGCCAATCCCTGTATCCGCCACCGTAATTTGAGCCTGATTACCAACACGAGTCAAATTCACCTCAACGCGCCCTCCGGCTGAGGTGAATTTGACCGCATTGGAAACAAGATTCCAAACAATCTGCTGCAAACGGCCCGAATCCCCCAAAATCTGTCCCACCTGAGGATCTAACACAGTCCGAATATCAATGGATTTGGCAACTGAAGCCAAATTGACGGTTTCGATCGCCGATTCCACCGTTAAAGCTAAATCGACTGGACGCATATTAAGACTGAGCTTGCCTTGAAGAATTTTCGAGACATCGAGCAAATCTTCAATCAGTTCACTTTGCAGCCTGGCGTTGCGTTCGATCGTCGCTAACGCCTGTGCCGTTTTCGCCGCATCCAGCTTGCCAGTTTGCAGCAGCTTTGACCAGCCCAAAATGGGATTGAGGGGCGATCGCAATTCATGGGATAGTACCGCTAAAAACTCATCCTTGATGCGATTTACCTGTCTTAGCTGTTCCGCTTGCTGCTGGAGTGAATCGTTCAGGCTTGCCCGTTCCAGAGCGATCGCAATTTGGTCACAGGTCGATCGCAGCAGCTCGATTTCTGCAGGTGTAAAGTGCGTCCGAGTCCGACTGGCAAATGAGAGCGTTCCTAATAACCGCCCTTGAGCGATTAACGGTTGACCCGCGTAAGCCGTGATGCCCATTTCAGAGATGGCTTTAGCATTTGGATGAGTGGAAATTTGGGCTTGATTCAAGACAAGTTGCTGCTGCGTTTGGGCAACCAGTCCACAGAGATATTCACCTAATTCGATCCATGCGATCGCCTGCGCCCTTTCTTCAGAGAGGCCATCGTAGTTTCTCAAATGCAGCATCAGGCGGTTGTCTTTTTCTTCCACCATGAAGTTGTAGTAACAGTGCAGATCGAGTTGCACTGAAAGTTTGCGGAATAGCGTGTGCATCAAAGCCAGAGGCTGTTGTGTCTTCAACAGATCGCGGGTAGTTTCATAAAGCAATTGCAGTCGCTCACTTGCTTGCCGTTGTGCGGTCTTGTCCTGCATGATTTTGACAAATCCCTGCGGACAATCGGCTTCATTAAGCAGGGGCATCATCAATCCACTGGCCCAAAAGCGATTCCCATCTTTGCGGACGTGCCAGCGTTCGTCTTCGGCCCGTCCTTGCAGTAGAGCCGTTTGCCTCTCGCACTCGGCTTGTCCTTGTTCGTTATCTTCGGGCGTGAAGATCATCCGAATCGAGCAACCAATTGCTTCTGTCTCGGTATAGCCCAACAACCTTTCTGCCCCTGAGTTCCAACTGGCAATGATGCCGTTAAGGTCGAGGGTAAAGATGGCATAATCTTTGGCGCTTTCAAAGATCAGACGGAGGCGAGATTCACTCTGGCGCAGGGCTTCCTCAGCTTGCTTGTGGTCTTCAATATCAACACAAGAGCCTATGTAGCCCAAGAACTCACCTTCCAATCCGTAGCGAGGAACAGCTTCATCCATAACCCAACGGTATATGCCATCAAAGCGTTTCAAGCGATATTCCATCTTGAACGGTTGACGGGCATCAAAGGCAGTCACATAAGTGCCTAAACATCGATCGAGGTCGTGGGGGTGGACTCCTTGTGCCCAACCATTGCCCCTTTCTTGCTCGATCGTCCGCCCCGTAAAGTTTAGCCACGGGAGGTTGAAGTAATAACAGAGTTTATCGGTGTCCGACATCCAAATCAGCACAGGGGCAGCATCTGCCATCAGCCGGAACCTTGCCTCACTTTCCCGTAGTGTGGCTTCGGCTTGTTTGCGATCGGTGATATCGTTGACCAGTGCTACAAACCCTTCAACTTTTCCCTGGCTATTGAAGCGGGGAACATAGGTTGCATTGACATAACGGGTTACACCATTTTTGTAGGGAATTTGACTTTCAAAGGTCACTTCCTCTCCTGCCAAGACTTGCTCAACATAAGGAAGAACCGCTTGATACCCCGTTTCGCCTAAAACCTCTGGGAGATGCTTGCCGTAGATTTCTTTTGCCTGAAGTCCAAACCATTCTTCATATGCTCGATTGTGGAAGCGGTAGCGTTGGTCTGAGTCTACAAAGGAGATCAAGGCAGGCACGGCATTGGTGACTAAACGAAGTTCTGCTTCTCGTTGTTGCAATACCTCCTCGCCAAGTTTTCGATCGGTAACATTTCGGAAATAAATGGTAATCCCGTTCGCGGCAGGGTAGGTGCGAACGTCATACCACCGATCGTGATCGCGATAAAACGCCGTGACTGATAAGGCCACGCGCTCGTTTGCCACGCGCCGATGAACCCGCTCAAACTCGCTGCCCTCGAGTCCTGGGAATTCTTCCCACAAATTCTTCCCCATCAGATCGCCCGAAGTGCGGTCTAGCAGAATTTCTGCTGACCGATTCATGTAAGTGAAACGCCAATTCTCATCAAGGGAGAAGAATCCATCATCAATGCTCTCAAGAATGTTCCGACTCTGCTCTTCGCTTTGACGCAACGCTTCTTCGGCTTGTTTGCGATCGCTGATGTCGATCAATACGCCCCGCGTCGAAATTAGGATGCCCTCAGCGTTGTAGGCGCAATCGCCCTTTGCCAAAATCCAACGAACGGTGCCATCTGCCCAAAGCGTCCGATATTCTATTTCAGTATGCGCTTGATTCGCTTTTAGCTCACTGATGACGGTGTGAACGAATGGGCGATCGTCGGGATGCACGGCTTCTAAAAACACCTGCAGCGACATTGCTGTATTGACGGGTAAACCAAACATCGCTTTGGCTCTATCCGTAAAACTCAGCGCGTCTGTTTCTATATCCAAATACCACAAACCAAAATTGCCGCCTTCGCAAGCCAATCGGAGCTGTTCTTCGCTCTCGCGCAACGCCTGGAACGATCGATCTCGCTCGAAGGCGATGCTGGCAACTTGGGTGCCGAACTCGGCGAGTTTATATTCCCAATCCGTCGGCCTCCGCGCCTCGCTAAAGCAAAGCATCAGCGACCCCAGAGCTACATTGTCCTGCCCGATCACGGGCTGAGAATGACACCCTAGAATGCCATGAGCCACGCATAAATTTCGCCATGCTTGCGACCAGCCATCGTCGTTGGCAATGTCGGCGCAGGTCACGGGCTGACCGCAATACACTGCTTCGCCGCAGGTTCCCATGCACAAATCGTTAATCGGAGCATCCTTGAGTCCTTCACCAAAAGACGGTGGAAAGTCTGGAGTAATGGAAGCGTTAAACGTCAGTCGCCGATCGTCGGCTAGCAGGAAGCAGGCGCGGGTACTCGGATTTAGCCTGGATACTGAGACACACACGGCTGCCAGACAGTCGTCTAGTGGCTGTCCGAATGCGAGCGACTCCAGCAGTCGTTTCTGCTCGATTAGGATGAGTTCCGCCTGTTTGCGATCGGTGATGTCAGCAAGCAAAACGGTCAGTCCACTGGAGGAAGGGTAAATTCGATGGTCGTGCCAACCATTCCAAGGAGAGTAGAGATAATCAAACTGAAGCGACGTTTGTTCGCGCATTGCCCGATGAAACTGCACGTAAGCATCGGTATCAACGGCAGCGGGAAATAGCTCCCAAACGTTCTGACCCAGAATCGCTGACCGCGGCATTCCAACCATTTCACAGTAGCGATCGTTGGCATAGGTGTAGCGCCAATCGCGATCGAGGATGTAAAACCCATCGTTGATGCTAGAAAGTACCGTTTCTAGCTGTTCTTTTGCCTCAGTCGTCGCAGCTTGTGCTGCTTCGCCCTGCACCTGTTGTTCTAGTTCCATTGCCTCCTGTAAATTTTGCAAGGCTGCTTTCGCGTTTTTTATAGCAGTGCGCCACGATAGATTGAGTGAAGCGATCAATCCTGCCACGATCGAAAACATACCCAACCGAACTATTGTCTCTACATTAGCTATCTGTAACGAATAGAACGGCTCAATAAAAAAATAGTTGATTGCCAGCGTGGATAAAATTGTTGCCAGCAACCCAGCCCCTAAACTGCCATACCAGGTACTTACTATCACCGCGATGAAAAACAGGGGCGTCGTGGTTGGGTATATCCACGGTAAAAGCGATCGCGTTAGCCCCAGTGCCAGTGCCACGGAGAGGGTCGCCACACCATAGGGAAGTAGTCTAACTCTGAAAATGCTGTTGATTCCCTCTAAACTCACCCTTTGTACTCCTTATCCGAAAAATATCTTGCTCCCAGCGCCTTACTGCAACGCTTCGCGAATGCAGTAAGGCGAATTACCTAACTCATCCAGCAAGATGTAAATTTGCTCGAGTGCCCAGCGAGAAGGGATAGCGTGTCCATTTTCCCAACGATTAATCGTGGGAATGGTCATCCCTCATTCATCCGCCAACTTTTTCTGAGACAGCTTCAGCGCTTGCCCCAGTTCTCGCCCCCAATTATCGATCGCTGGTTGTTCCGCCCTCAGCCGTTCTATTTTTTTGAGAGCCCTCAGAATTAACAGGTATAAAGCTTTTTATATTGTACACCTTTGACAGATCCCGGAGGTCCGTCATCTCTCTCAAGATAGGTTTTAGTTGTTGCGACTTGAACATATAAACGCTTCAGCTTACAAACGCGCGTCTATTACCGGGGACGGTTTGGCTTTGCTGGAAAGTCTCTCGTTTATGCTTGCCCTAAAAGCTCTATTTTTGATGGTGTTGTGGCTTATTTTAAACACGCCATAGGCTTGAGTTTTCTTCATCCCAGAAAGCTCTCGGGCCTGGGATGACTTTGTGACGCAAGTCGTAACTGTAGAGTTTGGCCATGAGCGGATTGAACATTATCAAGACGAGGGACTATCTCTAGTATCTGTCCTAACAGCCTTGGCGACTGTTAGTTATATTATTCGGATGTAACCGGATTGGATATGATTCATGATTCATGACTCCGCCCAACAATGGATACTTGCTTTCCGACAGGAGTTGTAAGCAGTTCAAAATTTTAGACCAAACTTTAATGTCCCAGATTCCTCTGTGGAATAAATCTAAAATCGACTAACTTGCTTTAAATTCCTTTGAGGAGCGATCGCCAATCCCGACAGCGTTTCAGGTAAATGCGAGCTACCTGATCGCTCGGATTTGTCCGCAAACATTCTTCAAACAATTTCCCCGCTTCTCGGAAATCCTTGCGATCGCACAATAACATAGCTTCATTATATACAGGCAAATTTGCTAGCTTGGCCGACAGAATTTCCGGCGAATCTGCATCAAATACCTCATATACTACGACATATTGAGATTTTCCTTTTACCTGTACTTTATCCACAATCCTAATAGCATAATCGTTCGGATTTCGCAACCGTTCCAAAGTCTGCTGAGAAATTAACAGAGGTACGCCGTAATCTTTGGTCAATCCTTCAATGCGAGATGCTAGATTAACAGCATCGCTAATCACAGTGCTGTCCATTCGGCTTTTACCCCCGACTGTCCCCAGCATCAAAGAACCCGAATTGATGCCAATTCCAATTTGAATCGGGACGTAGCCGACGCCTTGACGGTATTCGTTGTAATTTTTCAGGATATTTAGCATTGCAATACCCGCTTTCACTGCATCATCTGCAAAGTCACTAAACAAAGCCATAATTGCATCGCCGATGTATTTGTCAATAAACCCGTTATTGCTAGTAATGGCAGGCTCCATCCGCGAAAGATAAGCATTAATAAATTTAAAATTTTGTTGGGGAGTCATAGTTTCTGAAAGCGTCGTGAAATCGCGAATATCCGAAAAGAGCACCGACATTTCCTGCTGCACTTGGTCGCCTAAATTGACATCTATAATACTTTCATATCCCAACAAATTTAGAAATTGGTGAGGCACAAATCTACCGTAGGCATCAGTTAACTCTGATTCGGCATCCAGGGATTTTTCTAAATTTTGATTAAGATCAAATAGTTTCTTAATAAATAAATGGCGATCTGCTTCAGCTTCTTTGCGTTCCGTGACATCTTGAAAAACTGCGATCGCAAAAGCAACTTTGCCACCCTCGTCAAAAATTGGCGTTCCCCAAATCTCAAGGGGAACTTTCTTGTGGGGGTGATGAATTTCCAGATCCTCAGCCGTCGCGTTTTCGCCCCTCAAAGCTCGGACGATCGGCAAATTCTCGAAAGGGTAAATAGTCTCAGTTCCCGCAATATAAACTTGATAACTTTCTGACAAATCCTCAACTGCATTTAAGGGCAAAACTCCTTGACCGAGTAACTGCTCTCCGGCGTTATTTACGTAGTAAGGTCTGCCTTGAGAATCCAGCACGAGCACACCTATGGGAATCGCTTCAAGAAATTGAGCCAGCTTGATTTCGCCTTCGCGCACCGCCTCAAATGCGCGATATCGCAACTCATTTTCAACCGTATCGGAATGTTGAGCAGTAGTTTCCAGCAAGATTTCCAGATCCGCTTTTTCCTCCTTCAAGTCTTCCACTTGCTGGCGCAATCTTTCTATCTCTAAAAGTAGCTGTTCTCTAGATGGTTGTTCTTCCAGCATAACTCGAGAATTTGCGCCTCGACTAACAAAAAAATTCTCAACAGCTCGCGCCCTAAAAGTAATCGTGTTTCTAGAAAAATTCCAACTGCAAACCAGGCATCAGGCGCTGGAAATTCTTCAAAGATTTACCGTGCCAAGCTATGCTTTGAGAACCTTGTACCGCCAATTGCACCCTGGCTGTTTTGCGGACCTCGATAATAAACTTCGATAGCATATTGATGCCCGAACTGTTCAAAAATTCTAACTGCTGCAAATTGAGGGTAATTTTCGTCGGTTCCACGTCGGCAGCCTTCGTCAGCAACTGCGCTATCGGCGTGTACTCTGCAGGCCCGCTCAGTCTTAGAGATCCAAGAAAACTCACGGTTGCCGTTGCTGGATCGTAACAGATCTGGTAATCTTCTGTATTAATTTCCATAGCCACAAAAAAAAGTCCCTTAGATATTATCGATCACCAGCGTTGCTTATACTGTTAATTGCACCATAGTTGTCACCGCAATTACTTCCGGGTCTTGGTGCACGGTCTGGAATTTCCAGCCAAGTTTAGCAGTATAATCGGTGAGCATGGTCAACAAACCCAATCCAGAATTGGTACAGCTTTCGTCAGCAGCATTTTTTTCCAGCCGCTGAAGGTAAAGTTCGCTTGGCTCCGAGGACAGCAACTGCTGAATATAAGCCTGAAACTTGTCCACAGCTTGCGGAGAGATGCTGTTAGCAACTGAGAAAATCACACCGTCGCTCTCTAATTGCAGTTTAATATCGATCGGGTACTCCGAGGTTTCATCATTAAACTTCATGGCATTTTCTAATAACTCGTTGGCAATGTAGCTAACAGCGCCTTTTATTTCAGCTTGTCTTTCAATTGTCGAGGGATCGTCTTCGTTGCGCGGAAAAAAAGTCGTCAGGTAGTCAGCGAGAAAATCCGCCGACAAACCGTTGTTCCGCCACCGCTGCTTGAGAGGAACCGAACTCGGAGAAAATCCCATTATTAAGTATTCTTGGCTAGCGGGCTGCTCGATGAAATCGCCGAAAATCTGGGTCATATCGGTGTAAGAGCTAAAGTTTGAGATGAGGGGCATCACTAAATATATTTTAAACTTTAGAAGGGATATCCAAGTAGTTATTTTTGTTTGAGTACCAGCAATGTGATGTCATCAAAAACTTTTTGTTCGCCGATGTGCGATCGCACGTCGTTAATTACAGCCTGCCTGATTTCGGCAGCCGAACGCTGCGAATTAATCTCTATTACCTTAATTAACCGCTCTAAACCATAAAGCAGTTTATCCATATTTTTAGCTTCCGTAATCCCGTCAGTGTAAAGCACTACCACATCTCCTGAATACAACTGCACAATTGTTTCAGCAACAAATTCAGCAATATCTGCATCCAGTCCGATCGGGAAACCCAAATCGATCGTATCAAACCGCTCTACACAACCGTTAGACCGCACTACAATCATTTCTTCGTGCTGGCCGCTCAACTTCAGCATTCCCTGCTGATAGTCGAGCAAGGCAAGGCTAGCGTTTCTGTCGCATTTCATCCGCTGGATGTTATCGTAAATTACACTGTTAATAGCGCTTAAAAATTTAACCGGGTCTGATTCATTGTAAGCGAGCAAAGTTCGGACGGCCGTTTGAACCATAATCATTACAACGCCGCTCTCCAATCCATGTCCCGTCACGTCGCCAATGCCAATTTTCACTCTACCTTTGTGCTGGAGTACGTCGTAATAGTCGCCGCCTACTTCATCGGCAGCTTCCATAAATCCCGCAATATCTAAGCCCGTAACTTCCTTGAGTTCTCGGTCTTTCGGCAGCAGCATCTGCTGAATCTTGCGAGTAACGTCTAGTTCTGCGCTCATTCGGAGATTTTCAGCTTTTAAGCGATCGTTGAGAACAGTAATTTCTTGATTAGCAGCAACTAAGGCATCGGCAATTTTGTTAAACGCAGCCACCACTTGCCCCAGTTCATCTCTGTTATCCAAAATAATTTTGTGATCTACATTGCCACTTGCCATCTTTTTTGAGGCTTCGTCTAGGACAAATACAGTTTGCATAACGCTTCTGTAAAAAGCTACAAATAAATAAATAACTATTAGTAAAGTTATTAACACCAAAACCGAAATAAAAATTTTTTTTGTAATAAAAGTCTCAATACGTTTGTGCAGTAAGAAGTCTAATTCCTTAGAAGTTTCGTCCCATAGTTCAAAACTCGAATCCAGAACTCTATCGCTTCCATCAAGATAGGCATAATATTCCACTAAGGCTGTGGGATTAATCAGTTTATCTAGTTGCGCGGTTAGCAGATCTACTACCGAGTTAAATTTTGTCAATTTATCGCTTAATTTCGATCGCAGATTCCCGTGACGATTATTGCTAAATCCTACCTCCATATTGATTGCTAAATCATGATTAAGTTCTCTCAATTTGCCAGCCAAAGTAATCAGTTTTGCTCTTGTTTCAGGTTTGGCATAGGAAAGCAAGCTGTTTTTTTGAGAAATTAGTCTAATTTCTGATAAAATTTTTTGCATTTCTGGAATCTTCAGCAAAGTTGCATCCATTAAATAATAGGTATCTAAATCAGGGTCTAATATGAGATTGGAAATATCGCCGACGTGAGCGCTCAATCTATTAATATCTTCTGTTAAAGTTTGACATACAAAATCGTAAGTTTCTCTACTCCAATGGCTGCGACGAAGTTTAAAATTTTGCCACTTGTGATAGATTTTATTAAAATACTCGCTAGAAACTAATTCTTTTCGTAACTGACGATCTGTATATACCAGGGATTGAAAGTTCGCGTCAATCTTAGCTTCTAAATCTGCTATCGTATCTGGCGGGCTTAAATTGGTATTTAAAGGCTGATAATTTAACAGTTGAAGTTTAGGTATGTATTGCCTCAACTGGCGGAGCGGGCGCAGGTATTCATTACCGTAAATTTCTTTTTGGGCAAAATCAACCCTGCTATTAATTTCGGAAATCAGCAGGTACATGACTAAGGTTAACGGTATTGCAAATAGAAAACCGATTAGGGTAAATTTTTGAGGATAGCTCAACCGATTCATTAAATGGATTCCCAGGGATTTTCTACTCATAATCGATAGATTTGAAAAATATTGAACTAAAAAACTAACGTTGGCTACTAAAGTATTTCCCGGGACTATCGCTCTAAAAAACAATAATGCTAATACAATTAATCAGCGATAGCTAGCTTAGTTTATAATGCGTTTCCGTCCTGTTGCAACAAGTTTTGTGGCATCCCTTTCATCTCGTCGGCTCAGCTCGCCTACCACAGTCTAAAACACCTTTAGCAGTTTTGGAACGATGAAAAGTCATTCGTACTGAGATTGTGGGACACAATTAGAGGATTTTAAGAATATTTACTTAAGCATAAATTTTTCTTAATACCCCGAGACAA includes:
- a CDS encoding PAS domain-containing protein, whose amino-acid sequence is MLEEQPSREQLLLEIERLRQQVEDLKEEKADLEILLETTAQHSDTVENELRYRAFEAVREGEIKLAQFLEAIPIGVLVLDSQGRPYYVNNAGEQLLGQGVLPLNAVEDLSESYQVYIAGTETIYPFENLPIVRALRGENATAEDLEIHHPHKKVPLEIWGTPIFDEGGKVAFAIAVFQDVTERKEAEADRHLFIKKLFDLNQNLEKSLDAESELTDAYGRFVPHQFLNLLGYESIIDVNLGDQVQQEMSVLFSDIRDFTTLSETMTPQQNFKFINAYLSRMEPAITSNNGFIDKYIGDAIMALFSDFADDAVKAGIAMLNILKNYNEYRQGVGYVPIQIGIGINSGSLMLGTVGGKSRMDSTVISDAVNLASRIEGLTKDYGVPLLISQQTLERLRNPNDYAIRIVDKVQVKGKSQYVVVYEVFDADSPEILSAKLANLPVYNEAMLLCDRKDFREAGKLFEECLRTNPSDQVARIYLKRCRDWRSLLKGI
- a CDS encoding HAMP domain-containing protein — protein: MSRKSLGIHLMNRLSYPQKFTLIGFLFAIPLTLVMYLLISEINSRVDFAQKEIYGNEYLRPLRQLRQYIPKLQLLNYQPLNTNLSPPDTIADLEAKIDANFQSLVYTDRQLRKELVSSEYFNKIYHKWQNFKLRRSHWSRETYDFVCQTLTEDINRLSAHVGDISNLILDPDLDTYYLMDATLLKIPEMQKILSEIRLISQKNSLLSYAKPETRAKLITLAGKLRELNHDLAINMEVGFSNNRHGNLRSKLSDKLTKFNSVVDLLTAQLDKLINPTALVEYYAYLDGSDRVLDSSFELWDETSKELDFLLHKRIETFITKKIFISVLVLITLLIVIYLFVAFYRSVMQTVFVLDEASKKMASGNVDHKIILDNRDELGQVVAAFNKIADALVAANQEITVLNDRLKAENLRMSAELDVTRKIQQMLLPKDRELKEVTGLDIAGFMEAADEVGGDYYDVLQHKGRVKIGIGDVTGHGLESGVVMIMVQTAVRTLLAYNESDPVKFLSAINSVIYDNIQRMKCDRNASLALLDYQQGMLKLSGQHEEMIVVRSNGCVERFDTIDLGFPIGLDADIAEFVAETIVQLYSGDVVVLYTDGITEAKNMDKLLYGLERLIKVIEINSQRSAAEIRQAVINDVRSHIGEQKVFDDITLLVLKQK
- a CDS encoding ATP-binding protein — its product is MTQIFGDFIEQPASQEYLIMGFSPSSVPLKQRWRNNGLSADFLADYLTTFFPRNEDDPSTIERQAEIKGAVSYIANELLENAMKFNDETSEYPIDIKLQLESDGVIFSVANSISPQAVDKFQAYIQQLLSSEPSELYLQRLEKNAADESCTNSGLGLLTMLTDYTAKLGWKFQTVHQDPEVIAVTTMVQLTV
- a CDS encoding PAS domain S-box protein, yielding MSLEGINSIFRVRLLPYGVATLSVALALGLTRSLLPWIYPTTTPLFFIAVIVSTWYGSLGAGLLATILSTLAINYFFIEPFYSLQIANVETIVRLGMFSIVAGLIASLNLSWRTAIKNAKAALQNLQEAMELEQQVQGEAAQAATTEAKEQLETVLSSINDGFYILDRDWRYTYANDRYCEMVGMPRSAILGQNVWELFPAAVDTDAYVQFHRAMREQTSLQFDYLYSPWNGWHDHRIYPSSSGLTVLLADITDRKQAELILIEQKRLLESLAFGQPLDDCLAAVCVSVSRLNPSTRACFLLADDRRLTFNASITPDFPPSFGEGLKDAPINDLCMGTCGEAVYCGQPVTCADIANDDGWSQAWRNLCVAHGILGCHSQPVIGQDNVALGSLMLCFSEARRPTDWEYKLAEFGTQVASIAFERDRSFQALRESEEQLRLACEGGNFGLWYLDIETDALSFTDRAKAMFGLPVNTAMSLQVFLEAVHPDDRPFVHTVISELKANQAHTEIEYRTLWADGTVRWILAKGDCAYNAEGILISTRGVLIDISDRKQAEEALRQSEEQSRNILESIDDGFFSLDENWRFTYMNRSAEILLDRTSGDLMGKNLWEEFPGLEGSEFERVHRRVANERVALSVTAFYRDHDRWYDVRTYPAANGITIYFRNVTDRKLGEEVLQQREAELRLVTNAVPALISFVDSDQRYRFHNRAYEEWFGLQAKEIYGKHLPEVLGETGYQAVLPYVEQVLAGEEVTFESQIPYKNGVTRYVNATYVPRFNSQGKVEGFVALVNDITDRKQAEATLRESEARFRLMADAAPVLIWMSDTDKLCYYFNLPWLNFTGRTIEQERGNGWAQGVHPHDLDRCLGTYVTAFDARQPFKMEYRLKRFDGIYRWVMDEAVPRYGLEGEFLGYIGSCVDIEDHKQAEEALRQSESRLRLIFESAKDYAIFTLDLNGIIASWNSGAERLLGYTETEAIGCSIRMIFTPEDNEQGQAECERQTALLQGRAEDERWHVRKDGNRFWASGLMMPLLNEADCPQGFVKIMQDKTAQRQASERLQLLYETTRDLLKTQQPLALMHTLFRKLSVQLDLHCYYNFMVEEKDNRLMLHLRNYDGLSEERAQAIAWIELGEYLCGLVAQTQQQLVLNQAQISTHPNAKAISEMGITAYAGQPLIAQGRLLGTLSFASRTRTHFTPAEIELLRSTCDQIAIALERASLNDSLQQQAEQLRQVNRIKDEFLAVLSHELRSPLNPILGWSKLLQTGKLDAAKTAQALATIERNARLQSELIEDLLDVSKILQGKLSLNMRPVDLALTVESAIETVNLASVAKSIDIRTVLDPQVGQILGDSGRLQQIVWNLVSNAVKFTSAGGRVEVNLTRVGNQAQITVADTGIGIAREFLPYVFDYFRQKDGATTRKFGGLGLGLAIVRHLVELHGGTVVADSPGEGLGATFTVRLPLSGKVKGQENSLAGLSERSTADEPLSGMRILVVDDEPDMRDLISFLLEDAGAEVVTVAVPQEALTALTNFQPDVLLSDIGMPGMDGYMLLRQVRSLPPERGGLIPAIALTAYAGEFNQQQALQAGFHRHLAKPIEPDQLIKTIAALLSKNTHDPASYKN